The proteins below come from a single Ictidomys tridecemlineatus isolate mIctTri1 chromosome 8, mIctTri1.hap1, whole genome shotgun sequence genomic window:
- the LOC101970492 gene encoding histone H2A type 1-A: MSGRGKQGGKARAKARTRSCRAGLQFPVGRIHRLLRKGNYAERVGAGAPVYLAAVLEYLTAEILELAGNAARDNKKTRIIPRHLQLAIRNDEELNKLLGGVTIAQGGVLPNIQAVLLPKKTENRHHKIPSK; this comes from the coding sequence ATGTCTGGACGTGGCAAGCAGGGCGGCAAGGCGCGCGCTAAGGCAAGGACTCGCTCCTGTAGAGCGGGCCTGCAGTTTCCCGTAGGCCGAATCCACCGCCTTCTGCGCAAGGGCAACTATGCCGAGCGGGTCGGGGCCGGCGCGCCCGTCTACCTGGCGGCGGTGCTCGAGTACCTGACGGCCGAGATCCTGGAGCTGGCTGGCAACGCGGCCCGCGACAACAAGAAGACGCGCATCATCCCGCGCCACCTGCAGCTGGCCATCCGCAACGATGAGGAACTTAATAAGTTGCTGGGTGGCGTAACCATCGCGCAGGGCGGTGTCCTGCCTAACATCCAGGCCGTACTGCTGCCCAAGAAGACTGAAAATCGTCACCACAAGATTCCAAGCAAATAA
- the LOC101970778 gene encoding histone H2B type 1-A isoform X2, whose product MPELSCKGTTISKKGFKKAVTKTQKKEGKKRKRCRKESYSIYIYKVLKQVHPDTGISSKAMSIMNSFVTDIFERIAGEASRLAHYNKRSTITSREIQTAVRLLLPGELAKHAVSEGTKAVTKYTSSKSLLLKSR is encoded by the exons ATGCCGGAGTTGTCTTGTAAAGGTACTACGATATCCAAGAAGGGCTTCAAGAAAGCTGTCACGAAGACTcagaagaaggagggaaagaagcgCAAAAGATGCCGCAAAGAGAGTTATTCCATTTACATCTACAAGGTGCTGAAGCAGGTGCACCCTGACACAGGCATCTCCTCGAAGGCCATGAGCATCATGAATTCCTTCGTCACTGACATATTTGAACGGATAGCTGGCGAGGCGTCGCGCCTGGCGCACTACAACAAGCGCTCGACCATCACGTCCCGGGAGATCCAGACCGCGGTGCGCCTGCTGCTGCCTGGGGAGCTGGCCAAGCACGCCGTGTCGGAGGGCACCAAGGCGGTCACCAAATACACCAGTTCCAA ATCACTACTCTTAAAAAGCAGATAA
- the LOC101970778 gene encoding histone H2B type 1-A isoform X1, translated as MPELSCKGTTISKKGFKKAVTKTQKKEGKKRKRCRKESYSIYIYKVLKQVHPDTGISSKAMSIMNSFVTDIFERIAGEASRLAHYNKRSTITSREIQTAVRLLLPGELAKHAVSEGTKAVTKYTSSNGLHLYNNMK; from the exons ATGCCGGAGTTGTCTTGTAAAGGTACTACGATATCCAAGAAGGGCTTCAAGAAAGCTGTCACGAAGACTcagaagaaggagggaaagaagcgCAAAAGATGCCGCAAAGAGAGTTATTCCATTTACATCTACAAGGTGCTGAAGCAGGTGCACCCTGACACAGGCATCTCCTCGAAGGCCATGAGCATCATGAATTCCTTCGTCACTGACATATTTGAACGGATAGCTGGCGAGGCGTCGCGCCTGGCGCACTACAACAAGCGCTCGACCATCACGTCCCGGGAGATCCAGACCGCGGTGCGCCTGCTGCTGCCTGGGGAGCTGGCCAAGCACGCCGTGTCGGAGGGCACCAAGGCGGTCACCAAATACACCAGTTCCAA TGGCTTGCACCTTTACAACAACATGAAATAG
- the LOC101970966 gene encoding histone H2B type 1-N: MPGLASRSAATSKKGCRKAASRSQKKEGGGESARGVTKSAGYNYEVPKQGHSDAGVSSEAGGSVNTFVKDIFERIAGEASRLAHCNKRSTITSREIQTAMRLLLPPELAKHSGPEDTKVATKYTSAKRA; encoded by the coding sequence ATGCCGGGGCTTGCTTCGAGGAGCGCCGCCACTTCTAAGAAGGGCTGTAGGAAAGCTGCTTCTAGAAGTCAGAAGAAGGAGGGCGGTGGGGAAAGCGCAAGAGGTGTCACCAAGAGTGCTGGTTACAACTACGAGGTGCCGAAGCAGGGTCACTCAGATGCAGGTGTCTCTTCTGAGGCAGGGGGCTCCGTGAATACGTTCGTCAAGGACATCTTCGAGCGCATCGCGGGCGAGGCCTCGCGCCTGGCGCACTGCAACAAGCGCTCGACCATCACGTCCCGGGAGATCCAGACGGCCATGCGCCTGCTGCTGCCTCCTGAGCTGGCTAAGCACTCGGGGCCCGAGGACACCAAGGTCGCCACCAAGTACACCAGCGCCAAGCGAGCTTGA